From Aedes albopictus strain Foshan chromosome 1, AalbF5, whole genome shotgun sequence, one genomic window encodes:
- the LOC134289520 gene encoding uncharacterized protein LOC134289520: MSQFGPLGLLSHFLIHGRIIIQDIWRTKAGWDDSVDEQILKRWCLWTAKFTELKEERIPRAYFPGVTVSDIEDLQLHVFVDSSETAYACVAYFRTTINREHHCAIVEGKAKVATIKAPGSIDRL, from the coding sequence ATGAGCCAGTTTGGTCCGCTTGGGCTTCTTTCCCACTTCCTCATCCACGGTCGCATCATTATCCAGGACATCTGGCGTACGAAAGCAGGATGGGACGACTCGGTAGATGAGCAGATTCTGAAGCGATGGTGCTTATGGACCGCAAAGTTCACGGAGCTGAAAGAGGAACGAATACCACGCGCCTATTTTCCGGGCGTGACGGTGTCAGACATTGAAGATCTGCAGCTCCACGTTTTCGTCGATAGCAGCGAGACTGCCTATGCGTGCGTCGCCTATTTCAGGACCACTATCAACAGAGAGCATCACTGCGCAATTGTCGAAGGAAAAGCGAAAGTAGCTACCATAAAAGCTCCAGGCAGCATTGATAGGCTGTAG